The following proteins come from a genomic window of Paludisphaera rhizosphaerae:
- a CDS encoding dual specificity protein phosphatase family protein, whose protein sequence is MLRRIPDSPLALAPAAMLRETSALAEAGVEAVVDLALNERPTLVGRELVACRFPLIDGEGNPDWLLRMAVRVVADLIREKVPTLVCCGNGMSRSPAVAAAALAIARGIAPEEALALVAAVGPADVSTGLWRDVRAVAISLRSDSFE, encoded by the coding sequence ATGTTGAGACGCATCCCCGATTCGCCGCTGGCGCTGGCCCCGGCGGCGATGCTTCGCGAGACGTCGGCTCTGGCCGAAGCGGGCGTCGAGGCGGTCGTCGATCTGGCGCTCAACGAGCGCCCGACCTTGGTGGGGCGGGAGTTGGTCGCCTGCCGGTTCCCCCTGATCGACGGCGAGGGAAACCCGGACTGGCTGTTGCGTATGGCGGTAAGGGTCGTCGCGGACCTGATCCGAGAGAAGGTTCCGACGCTGGTTTGCTGCGGCAACGGCATGAGCCGGTCGCCGGCCGTCGCCGCGGCGGCCCTGGCGATCGCCCGAGGGATTGCGCCGGAGGAGGCGCTGGCTCTTGTCGCCGCTGTCGGACCGGCCGACGTTTCGACCGGGCTGTGGCGTGACGTTCGGGCCGTAGCCATCAGCCTGCGTTCTGATTCGTTCGAGTGA
- a CDS encoding TIGR02594 family protein, with product MNIAKVEIGQQEKPGDEHNPRVLEYLATCGTQYKTDETPWCPAFANWVMIHAGKKGTNSALARSWLKWGEPIEEPRYGCVVVFKRGTSNWQGHVGFFVRTEGDKIVVLGGNQSNTVSIAPRSKSDLLGYRWPGPKD from the coding sequence ATGAACATTGCGAAGGTGGAGATCGGCCAGCAGGAGAAGCCGGGGGACGAGCACAACCCTCGCGTCCTCGAATACCTGGCCACCTGCGGAACCCAGTACAAGACGGACGAGACCCCCTGGTGCCCGGCCTTCGCCAACTGGGTGATGATCCACGCCGGCAAGAAGGGGACGAACTCCGCCCTGGCGCGCTCGTGGCTGAAGTGGGGCGAGCCCATCGAGGAACCCCGCTACGGCTGCGTCGTCGTCTTCAAGCGCGGGACCAGCAACTGGCAGGGCCACGTCGGCTTCTTCGTCCGCACCGAGGGGGACAAGATCGTCGTCCTGGGGGGCAACCAGTCCAACACCGTCTCGATCGCCCCCCGCTCCAAGTCCGACCTCCTCGGCTACCGCTGGCCGGGGCCGAAGGACTGA
- a CDS encoding addiction module protein — protein sequence MDLKSVLSEVQAWPPEDRLRLIEEVWDSLADDESGPELTPELRDLLDRRLAALEAEPDGGVTWDEIRQRYRTARKPRSVG from the coding sequence ATGGACCTCAAGTCCGTTCTGTCCGAAGTGCAAGCCTGGCCCCCAGAGGACCGCCTTCGGCTGATCGAGGAAGTCTGGGACAGCCTGGCCGACGACGAATCCGGGCCTGAACTTACGCCGGAACTCAGGGATCTCCTCGATCGCCGCCTGGCGGCCCTCGAAGCCGAGCCCGACGGGGGCGTCACCTGGGATGAGATCAGGCAACGGTATCGGACGGCTCGCAAGCCCAGGAGTGTGGGGTGA